A window of Oryza glaberrima chromosome 2, OglaRS2, whole genome shotgun sequence genomic DNA:
TGCTGCTTGCCCTGACTCATCTGAATATTCCTTGTGCGTTCATCTCATCTCGATCGGGCGATTCCCTTTACTTTCTCAAGGGGACCCCGGATGCTTTACTTGCGCCTATGGCTTAGCTCAGGACGGGCACATtcgccgcgacggcgacacTGCCGGCGTCGAGCCTGTGGCGCTGCTCGTTTCTTGCAGCGCGCTCCCTCGCATTCGTGGCGCTAACCCTCACTGCtgcttcgtccatctccatctggTGATCCCGGCACTCCTCGCTGCAGAATGGCGTGTTCCCTCTGTTTGTTCACAACAAAAAGAAAGCTCAGTCAGAAACTATTCAGAATCAGAGCTCAGAGAAGCTGATCGCTTGGTGATCACTTTGTATTCTCCTGCCTGATTATCCAAGTGATTCAACCGATAGGAGCAAAATTGAGCGTGAAACAGACCTGTACATGAAGATGTCGCAGTTCCTGGTGAGCGGCTTCCGGCAGAGGGAGCAGGCGTCCATGGCGTGGCCGGACAGGcaggcctcgccgccgtctagTGGCTCGATGTCAAAGAACGaagaagaggacgacgacgctgaCGCCATCTcggttacaacttacaactcGAGCTGAGAGATCCGAGGAGAGAAGACTGATGAGCTGAGCAAGTCTTGGGGATCACTGCCAATACGGGAGAGACTTGAGGCTCTCCTCTTTTATAAAAGAGAAAGGGGGTTAGTGGTGGTTGCTGAGTTTGGTGCAGGGGGATGCGCGAGAAACCACGGCTAGATTTCCAGGAATCCGTGGCAAACAAAGCACGGCTCGCATCGCCAGCACACACGCGGGACACGGCTAAACGGGCCGAACCGGCGCGGCTAGGGCCAACACAAGAAGTGTTGCCCcggtttttgtttgtttggttgcTCGCGATTAGTCTCCCCTGGTTGCCTTGGAGACCTTGGTGGCGCCGGCGTTGTGAACTGCAATGCTGCAGAATCCACCGGAAGATCTGTAACAAACGGGGACCCGGTTTCTTTATGCGCAAATTCGATTCTATGGGGACCTCTTGTTGTGGCCTTTTGCTAGCTGTTTGGTTTTGTTTATTGCGCCGGTCTCGCCACGTGTTGAGGAGTGCACATGACTAGGACACATTAAATTACACCTTCAATGCGGTATTAAGGACATTAACTGATGATAGTTTAGTCACATTTATTATAGTGTACAATAATTTCGAAACAGAGAGGACATGTTTCTACGTGAAGCATGTTGCTGGCTTTATGTATTTTCTCACTCCTTTTTGAAGGAGAAGTTGGCAATGAAAAAGAGGAGGAAAGGCAAGGAAACTACCGGAGCGAGGAGTGAGTAGTGAGGCTGTAGCAGCGATGGCGACGCACGCGTCTCTAGTTCTGTACCGCACCGTGTAAACTTTGGAAGCGTCACCGGTGTGGACACGGACAATTTACGGTGGATCCAGGAATAAATTGCAGGGGATCTAGTAGTTAACATATGTATAGTTGCAGTCCGTGTTTGATTGGTTCTTGACACGGATAGGAATTCCCCTTGACCCGTGTTGACCACGTTGGACGTACGCCAGACTGAGACACTGACGATGACAAACATTTGTGTCCGAGCCGACGACCCCATGGTCAAGTAACTAAAGTTTCTGTCATGCATGTCCTTAACGGACTTCAGGGAGAGACAGATTCAATTCGTCTGCTTCAGTTCAGTACGCCAGAAAATTCATAGACGTGCAGGGCGCGTTGGCGTGTCGAATGGTCCACGACTCCACAGTGGGAGTGGATCTACGATCCAGGAAGCACATTTTCCGTTTCGTGGTTAATGCACATTTTCTGTTTTGTAGTTTAATGACCTGGTCTGAACATGCGTGATCCACTGATCCCATACTATAGAATTGCGCGGTGCAGCAGTTCAGTTCATCAGAACGGTGACCGGGATGGACAAGGGCATGCGTGCCGAAATTTCATTTCATCAATATTTCTTCTTGAGTTTTGCTTTTGAAGGAGATTGTTCTTGCTTCTTAACCATATATGTTTTTCTCAGAGAGAATCAGAAATATTGAATTCTAAatgctgtaattttttttacgtatgtagcgttctaaaatataataaattttagccTTCAGGATTTGTCCATAAATAtaccaccaacattctcttcccaaccaatcacaatcctccaccattAACTTTCCCACATACCTCCACTAttcatccaatcacaactctACACCACCCACTTCTACCTAATTTCTTAACAACCATGTATAACTctaaactttttatattctgagacagagggagtagtagtttttAGAATCAACTAACCAAGCACAAAATGTTTAGAATTCATACTCCGTTTATGACGGGCTGGGTATCTTAGCCCGTGTAGGCCCATGAACGTCATGTTGGGCTTTGTTAGTTTATGACGTTTTtttggggaataagttcactttgggtccctctatttgtcgtccagtccgattttcgtcccttgaccacaaaaccggatatgacccgtcccccaacttacgaaaaccgggcaaacatggtccctcggcggttttgatagtggttttggctgatgtggcgcctacgtagctaatttgactcggtcttcatctaacTTGGCactgatgtggcgcttacgtggcaaatcgaaccgaaaaataataaagcccgtgggacccacatgtcattttcacacataaaatttttttaaaaaatagtgggactcacgtgggccccacatgtcatactcaccccctcatcttcttcctccctttccatctcccctctctccatatctctcccctcctctctctagcCTCCAGGCGCCACGGCTCACTGGGTCATCGGGAGgttcggcggtggcggccagcAACGcgacagccgccgccggcggcgagctccaccTCTTGGCGCAGCCGCGCGCATTTCTAACCATGCGTGCGTGTGGCTATCTGATGGCGTGGGCGGCACGGATGGATTCATGGATCTAATCCCGCGCCAGCACGTAGCCCccggcgatgcgacggcgagacgacgacggccggcgacgtcgcTCTCACGCCGGCGAGAGAGAGTACATCTTCAACTGCTAGCATTAATTTGCATCGAGAGAGAAAATTAGCAGTAGCATCAAATAATATCGTTTCAGTTTCGTcgtaattaagctagctagccatgtgAGGAGTCAGTTCGATGCCTCGATCGATCGTCGGCGTCGAAGAGGGGTCAAGAACTCAAGATTAGGCGATCGATTCCATCTGACTCATCGACTGAATCATACGAGCTACCGTCAATTAAGTACTTGTACTAACGTACGCGTGTAAATGCTACTGGCTGCATGAGAGAACTGTACAAGTCCTGTGCTTACACAATGTACTACGGCCTAGCCATGATCTAGATGATGCAGCAAAAGaccttttaattaattagtcgaTCGACAAgcgatccatgcatgcatgggagtAATTTACAGGCTTCGAGTTCATACACTGTTGCATTGTGACTTGCGAAAACACAGTGCTACACTGAGAATTAATGATGGCCATCCGCAGCTAAGTAATGATCTGTGAGCAATTAGCAATTACCAGTTACTGACAAGAGGTGAGTAGGTAAAGGCATTATTAGCAAGAACTGCATCGGATCAAAGTTCATTCCGgtggtcaaaactcaaaaccccAGCGAGCTGAGGCGTGAGAGCGatgtcgccggccgtcgccatctcgccgtcgcgtcgtggGGGGGTTACGTGTTGGCGCGGGATTAGATCCATGAATCCATCCCGTGCCGCCCACGCCGTCAGACAGCCACGCACGCGCGGGTCAGAAACGCGCGCGGCTGCACGGCTGTGCCGAGAGGTGGAgctcgccaccggcggcggctgtcgcgtcgccggccgccaccgccagacCTCCCTGTGACCCAGTGAGCCGTGGCGCCTAGAGgctggagagaggaggggagagagatggagagaggggagatggaaacggaggaggaagaagatgagggaggtgagtatgacatgtggggcccacgtgggtcccactatttttattattattttatgtgtgaaaatgacatgtgggtcccacggctttttaatttttccggatcaaattgccacgtaatcgccacgtcagatgaagactaagtcaaattagccacgtatgcgccacgtTAGCCAAAATCACTATCAAAACCGCCGGGGGACCTCGTTTGCCcagttttcgtaagttgggggacgggtcgtatccggttttgcggtcaagggacgaaaatcggactggccgacaaatagagggactcaaagtgaacttattcctttttttggGCTGTTTATGACGTCCTAAAATTACAGCCCAAAATGTTCGCGGGTTCAGATATGAAAAGCGGGAGAACCGGGCCGTTTCATACATGGGCTTTCCGGGTCAGCCTTCCGTATTTCTGGATAATTTTGCTTTTGCTCAACTGTTCATCTTTTTCCTCGCAATTCAAGTATACTATCCAATATTGCCAGATTCCCCTCTAGAAGTTCCACTTCGTCAGATTAAGATGGAAACATGCACACTTTTTTAAGGTGAAAACATATGACCATCTAGTGCTAAATCATACCGATAAAATACAACACGTTATTCGGTTATTGCTCTTCATGTTGCTTCATTTCGACTGATTCCGCATATTCTATTTCTAGTCAAAAACGCTGTCATACGTTAGAACTTATCTTGAGGGTCAACGAGCATGTCAGCTCTTCTGCCCCGAGATAATTGATTACTTCGATTGGCCAGACGATGATGCGCGTTGGGTTGACAAAACGCATTGGATTCAAAATATTATCGGCGACCTATCAGCTGTGCATGAGCTAAATGTGGATACGCGAATCCACAATCGTTTTACCGGGAGCACGCATTCCCTTGCAAGTTTCAAGTCACCCGATGAgactagccgatcatgcatgGAACACGCCGCATCAAACCATCCATCAACAAGATCAGATCGATACTGGATAGGTCACACACGGCCGCTATACCTATCAACCTCGTGAAGAATCAGACCAGACTCCAACCTAACCATCCCACTAGGAGAGAACGATGGCGCCCCAAAATtacaaggaagaaaagaaaaagaagagaacgaTCTGAACCTGCAACAGCGACCCATTCATCCATCGCGGCAACAACACCACCCGTGAAGAAAACGGATCAGATTTCGGGGCGGCTGCTACGAGCTATACGACCGATTCGCGGCCGGACTTGCAGCCGACGCTGCCGTGCAACCAATCCAATCCTAAGGGGGAGGTGATGCCACTGGCGTCGCACATGACGCTACCGGACGGCGGGTTAATAGCCGGGCGcggcatccatccatccatgcgaCCATGCGTGAGGCATGGGGTCAGTCTCCGTCACGCACGCCGCGGAGGCAGGCGGATCGCGTTGGTCATtggtgacggcggtggtggtggtagcaGGTAGCGCGACGAGAAGTGCGTGCCCTCGCTGCGATTTCGCTCATCTCAACCACGGCTGTTTTAATGGCCCTACTAACTGAACGCTGCTGCAGTCCAAAAGGACCAACCTTTTTATGAAGGCACGCGTACTCACTGGCAGCATGCATGGGGATGGGGTGCGCTACTGGTGTACTGCTTACCGACGGTACTAGTAGCGCGTTGGACGGACTAATAACTTATTTCATCGGGTTAGGCTGCATATGCACGAATTTGTGCATCATCTACGGCCTGGAACCCTGGACGCTAGCACCTTGTCACTGCATCCTTCAATTCCCTTTGTAAAGCTTAGCGGTAAAAATTTCTCACAGATCGGAATCGCTCTACGCCGTTGGTCGATCTCTTCGCAGATACGTCAAGATCGTAAGGTAgaagtaattaattactccgTCATAGCAGTggcagtactagtactactccccTACTGCCTACTGTAATGACAGTATCTTGCATAGTGCTGGTGGTGCCTGCCGTTGCGACGAGTCCGTCGACCATGGCATGCATGAGGGGCAAGGGCTCCCCTATACCCACGTCCCAACACCCATCCACCCTGGCAACGTTCGTGCCAGCCTGCGGCTGACTGCTCCTCCCTGCCACCTCGGCGAATCCACTCCCCACCACCAGCGATGTCAAGCAGCCGCACGCCCCGCGATTCGGAAGCCGTTCGCTCCGCGCGCCGGTGGTGTGCGCGCCAGCAACCGACAACCGAAGGCACCGTGCTGCCGTGCCGTCCCGCGCCCCCGCAATAACTTCACCGCTCCGAGGCCGCGCGTGTCAGTTACCTCGCGCCAAGGCATTAACGGCCTCCGCGCGGGGGTTTGAGGTTTGAGCAAATGCGGGGGAAGGGAAACCAACCACGTCGAAACCGCACGGCAGCACGGGATGGATGACCACCGGGGTAGCATCACAGCACGGTGGGTGTGATCGGCTGTTAATATCACCACCAAGTACAGTACCCCCTATACCATAGTACCATTGGTAATATCTACATCAGTTATGTCAATGGGTTGCAAAGACGCCAAGACAGGCACGGTGGAAGCAAATTAGGAGCGACCAGTTGGGGATTATGAGagccagaaaaaggaaaagaacgTGCAGCTTCAGCTTTGCAAATTGCTCCGTACTACTATTAACAATGAACTTATCAATTGAATTCTCCTAAACCCCAAACATAAAAAAGGAGATTTGAGGAA
This region includes:
- the LOC127761909 gene encoding FCS-Like Zinc finger 3-like; translation: MASASSSSSSFFDIEPLDGGEACLSGHAMDACSLCRKPLTRNCDIFMYRGNTPFCSEECRDHQMEMDEAAVRVSATNARERAARNEQRHRLDAGSVAVAANVPVLS